Proteins from one Bacteroides mediterraneensis genomic window:
- the uraH gene encoding hydroxyisourate hydrolase translates to MKKLFWTFCLLVWSLVGFAQEKTYQLSSHILDIQQGQPAAGVKISLSQLQPDGKTWALLEEKLTDENGRVKDFLEGTDAHKGIYRLTYHVAPYFERLQQPSFYPFIEVVFEIKDSKHYHVPITLSPYGYSTYRGN, encoded by the coding sequence ATGAAGAAACTATTCTGGACTTTCTGTCTGCTGGTGTGGAGCCTGGTGGGCTTCGCACAGGAAAAGACGTACCAACTTTCGAGCCACATTCTGGACATCCAGCAGGGACAGCCTGCGGCGGGTGTGAAAATCAGTCTCTCGCAACTTCAGCCCGACGGCAAGACCTGGGCACTGCTGGAAGAGAAACTGACGGACGAGAACGGACGGGTGAAGGATTTTCTGGAGGGAACGGATGCCCACAAGGGTATCTACCGCCTGACGTATCACGTGGCGCCCTACTTCGAGCGGCTGCAGCAGCCGTCGTTCTACCCCTTCATCGAGGTGGTGTTCGAAATCAAGGACAGTAAGCACTACCACGTGCCCATCACGCTTTCGCCTTACGGATATTCTACGTACAGAGGGAATTAA
- a CDS encoding YbaN family protein, producing the protein MKYIYLPLGFLSLALGLAGIFLPVLPTTPFLLLSAALFFRSSPRAYQWLMNHRLLGPYIRDFRESRAIPLRAKIIALSLLWLTSLHCIFLVFDALWLKAMMLAVAVGVTLYLCSFKTKRND; encoded by the coding sequence ATGAAATACATCTACCTGCCCCTCGGATTCCTGTCGCTGGCCCTGGGCCTTGCCGGCATCTTTCTGCCCGTGCTGCCCACCACACCCTTTCTGCTGCTGTCGGCCGCCCTCTTTTTCCGCAGCTCGCCGAGAGCCTACCAATGGCTGATGAACCACCGTCTGCTGGGCCCCTACATCCGCGATTTCCGGGAGTCGCGCGCCATCCCCCTGCGTGCCAAGATTATCGCACTGAGCCTGCTGTGGCTCACCTCCCTTCACTGCATCTTCCTGGTGTTCGATGCCCTCTGGCTCAAGGCGATGATGCTCGCCGTGGCCGTGGGAGTGACCCTTTATCTCTGTTCCTTCAAAACCAAACGAAATGACTGA
- a CDS encoding aminodeoxychorismate synthase component I, whose translation MTDTLSFCGREEAAARMNRFGGEGRPFFFLIDYAGEQCLVEEPHRLPPSELLFAFPGATNVPEEDRRTPYPATFRWDSRPMSFAAYRRGFDLVHRHLHGGNSFLVNYTCATPVYTDLTLRQVFDHACAPYKLWLHRRFVVFSPETFVRIADGFIYSHPMKGTMDATLPAARERLLADPKEAAEHATITDLIRNDLSRFATEVTVTRYRYLDELHTHRGPLLQMSSEIRGRLPEDYPSRLGDLFFSLLPAGSITGAPKPRTVQIIREAETHDRGFYTGVTGYFDGCHLDSAVLIRFLEQQTDGTKQFKSGGGITFRSEARNEYEEMKQKVYVPLY comes from the coding sequence ATGACTGATACCCTCTCTTTCTGCGGACGCGAGGAAGCCGCCGCCCGCATGAACCGTTTCGGAGGCGAAGGCCGTCCGTTCTTTTTCCTGATAGACTATGCCGGCGAGCAATGCCTGGTGGAAGAACCCCACCGCCTGCCGCCCTCGGAACTGCTGTTCGCCTTTCCAGGCGCCACGAACGTGCCGGAGGAGGACCGCCGCACCCCGTATCCCGCCACCTTCCGCTGGGATTCCCGCCCGATGTCGTTTGCGGCCTACCGCCGCGGGTTCGACCTCGTACACCGTCACCTGCACGGCGGCAACTCCTTCCTGGTGAACTACACCTGCGCCACCCCCGTCTACACCGACCTCACCCTGCGGCAGGTGTTCGACCACGCCTGCGCCCCCTACAAGCTCTGGCTGCACCGCCGCTTCGTGGTTTTCTCGCCCGAAACCTTCGTGCGGATAGCCGACGGCTTCATCTATTCCCATCCCATGAAGGGCACGATGGATGCCACGCTGCCCGCCGCCCGCGAACGCCTGCTGGCCGACCCGAAGGAAGCCGCCGAGCACGCCACCATCACCGACCTCATCCGCAACGACCTGAGCCGCTTCGCCACCGAAGTGACCGTGACCCGCTACCGCTACCTCGACGAGCTGCACACCCATCGTGGACCCCTGCTCCAGATGAGCTCCGAAATCCGCGGCCGCCTGCCCGAAGACTATCCCTCACGGCTGGGCGACCTCTTCTTCAGCCTCCTGCCCGCAGGGTCCATCACCGGCGCCCCGAAGCCCCGCACCGTGCAGATTATCCGCGAAGCCGAGACCCACGACCGCGGTTTCTACACCGGCGTGACCGGCTACTTCGACGGATGCCACCTGGACAGCGCCGTGCTCATCCGCTTCCTGGAACAGCAGACGGACGGCACGAAGCAGTTCAAGAGCGGGGGAGGCATCACCTTCCGCAGCGAAGCCCGAAACGAATACGAAGAAATGAAACAGAAAGTCTATGTGCCTCTTTATTGA
- a CDS encoding aminotransferase class IV family protein yields the protein MCLFIETLRIEDGKVWHAPLHDRRLNDTRRAFFGPVPDLHVTDYLRPEAYTERTRCRLTYARDVVRVEYFPYRVRPVHRLQLVVRDDVDYRYKRADRRVLDEAFALRGQADDVLIVRHGLLTDTSIANIALWDGCEWHTPARPLLEGTQRRHLLDTGQIKETDIPAASLGSYRHIRLFNALISFGEVELPVSQVLY from the coding sequence ATGTGCCTCTTTATTGAAACCCTCCGCATTGAAGACGGCAAGGTGTGGCATGCCCCGCTGCACGACCGCCGCCTGAACGACACCCGCCGTGCCTTCTTCGGCCCCGTGCCCGACCTCCACGTGACGGATTACCTCCGTCCGGAAGCCTACACGGAACGCACCCGCTGCCGCCTGACCTACGCCCGCGACGTGGTCCGCGTGGAATACTTTCCCTACCGCGTCCGCCCCGTACACCGTCTGCAACTCGTGGTGCGCGACGACGTCGACTACCGCTACAAACGGGCCGACCGCCGCGTGCTCGACGAAGCCTTCGCCCTCCGCGGCCAGGCCGACGACGTGCTCATCGTCCGCCACGGACTCCTCACCGACACCTCCATCGCCAACATCGCCCTCTGGGACGGATGCGAGTGGCACACCCCCGCGCGTCCCCTGCTGGAAGGAACCCAGCGCCGCCACCTCCTCGACACCGGACAGATAAAAGAAACGGACATCCCGGCCGCCTCCCTCGGAAGCTACCGGCACATCCGTCTGTTCAACGCCCTGATTTCCTTCGGCGAGGTGGAACTCCCCGTGAGCCAGGTGCTGTATTGA
- a CDS encoding pyridoxamine kinase, protein MADNYIERQYEAYQARKAAWEKERKYKKKKPTAPTETPQRTGGFLKNQVKKVAAVHDLSGVGHVSLMAVIPVLSSMGFQVCPLPTAVLSTHTQYPSYSFLDLTEEMKHIIAHWEKMNVHFDTFYTGYLGSPQQAQIVEEFIQKFRGENDMVVVDPVLGDNGHLYKGITEEMVTEMRKLIRLADVITPNLTELYYLLDMPFREELTDAELKKALKTLSDQGPAIVIATSVPVSGDPRSTSVYAYNRFGDRYWKVTCPYLPAHYPGTGDTFTSVITGSLMQGDSLPIALDRATQFILQGIRATFGYEYDNLEGIMLEKVLHNLDMPIQISSYELVE, encoded by the coding sequence AACGGAAGTACAAGAAGAAAAAGCCGACGGCCCCGACGGAAACTCCTCAACGGACGGGAGGTTTCCTGAAAAATCAGGTGAAGAAGGTGGCCGCCGTACACGACTTGTCGGGGGTGGGCCACGTATCGCTGATGGCGGTCATCCCGGTGCTCTCGTCCATGGGATTCCAGGTGTGTCCGCTGCCCACGGCGGTGCTGTCCACGCACACGCAGTACCCTTCCTACTCCTTCCTCGACCTGACGGAGGAGATGAAGCACATCATCGCGCACTGGGAGAAGATGAACGTGCACTTCGACACGTTCTACACGGGCTACCTGGGCTCGCCGCAGCAGGCGCAGATTGTGGAGGAGTTCATCCAGAAGTTCCGCGGCGAGAACGACATGGTGGTGGTCGACCCGGTACTGGGCGACAACGGGCATCTCTACAAGGGCATCACCGAGGAGATGGTGACGGAGATGCGGAAGCTGATCCGGCTGGCGGATGTCATCACGCCAAACCTGACGGAGCTGTACTACTTGCTGGACATGCCGTTCCGGGAGGAGCTGACGGATGCGGAACTGAAGAAGGCGCTGAAAACGCTGTCGGACCAGGGACCGGCCATCGTGATTGCCACGAGCGTGCCGGTGAGCGGTGACCCGCGCTCGACGTCGGTCTATGCGTACAACCGCTTCGGCGACCGTTACTGGAAGGTGACTTGCCCGTATCTGCCGGCGCACTATCCGGGCACGGGCGACACGTTCACGAGTGTCATCACGGGCTCGCTGATGCAGGGCGACAGTCTGCCGATTGCGCTCGACCGGGCTACGCAGTTCATCTTGCAGGGCATCCGGGCGACGTTCGGCTATGAATACGACAACCTGGAGGGGATTATGCTGGAGAAGGTGCTCCACAACCTCGACATGCCGATTCAAATCAGCAGCTACGAGCTGGTGGAGTGA